A genome region from Megalobrama amblycephala isolate DHTTF-2021 linkage group LG18, ASM1881202v1, whole genome shotgun sequence includes the following:
- the cd8b gene encoding uncharacterized protein cd8b, with protein MTLSCICSYLFMWMAAVILPSFQATSNVLYPKINGTESLSCECPDHACQEVFWYRYLESRNALEFLMYVNSAGREQHGENFEVSRFKGSVSSGQKVVVYSLRLLGLQEQDAGFYSCMFKTKYIVPVGYYIKPGVNPPTVQPPTVKTQKPVKRNCNCKTPSYSPKGCEHSVLWPGIGSLLLLAITLAGTLYYFSRLPKKCRHRFTKTNPSR; from the exons ATGACCCTCTCTTGCATATGCAGTTACTTGTTCATGTGGATGGCAG CGGTCATTCTGCCCTCCTTCCAAGCTACTTCGAATGTTTTATACCCCAAAATCAATGGCACGGAAAGTCTGTCCTGTGAATGTCCAGATCATGCCTGCCAGGAGGTGTTTTGGTACCGTTACCTTGAGAGTAGAAACGCTCTTGAGTTTCTCATGTATGTCAACAGCGCTGGCAGAGAGCAACATGGAGAGAACTTCGAAGTCTCTCGGTTCAAGGGCAGCGTGTCCTCGGGACAGAAGGTGGTGGTCTACAGCCTGCGCCTCCTGGGACTACAGGAACAAGATGCCGGCTTCTATTCCTGCATGtttaaaactaaatatattgttCCTGTTGGATATTACATAAAGCCTGGAG TGAATCCTCCAACAGTTCAGCCACCAACAGTCAAGACCCAGAAGCCTGTGAAGAGGAATTGTAATTGCAAAACCCCAAGCTACTCACCTAAAG GCTGTGAACATTCAGTGCTTTGGCCGGGAATTGGTTCTCTTTTGCTTTTGGCCATTACGCTTGCAGGCACACTTTACTACTTCAGTC GTCTACCTAAGAAGTGCAGACATCGATTCACCAA GACAAATCCGTCACGATGA